In Ornithorhynchus anatinus isolate Pmale09 chromosome 5, mOrnAna1.pri.v4, whole genome shotgun sequence, the DNA window tgaGGATGAATAGAGTGAGGAAATGAGAAgataggaaaggcttcttggaggagatatgattttaggagggctttgaaaatggggagagtggtggaatgtctgatatgaaggggttGAAAGTTCCAGACCAGATCAAGGGGTCGGCACCAagagagacaagactgaggcacagtgagtaggttgatgttacgggagcaaattgtgtgggctgggctggaaaagGAGATGAGCGAaatcaggtaggaaggggcaagctgagtgggtgttttaaagccagtagtaagaAGGATTAGGGAAACATGCTTAAAATGTGTTTTTAGAGAGATtttcgggcagcagagggaaatatggattggagtgggaagagactagaggcaggaaggCCAGCGAAGAAGCTTATATGGTAGTCAAGGaaagatatgataaatgcttggacccACATGGTAGAAGtttaagaggagaggaaggggcggattctaAAGGTGTTCTGAGAATAGAACCTGCAGGCCAGACTGGAAACAGGGAGGCCAATAAAGAGGCCGATgaggtagtcaaggagggatatgacaGAACTGAGTCGATGAGAATGTCAACATTACAGATTTGTGAAACAGGGaaggtagtgttgtctacagggatgggatagtcagggaagaggagaaggtttgggtggagagatgaagagttttgttttacacatgttaagtttgagggtatcagcaggacatccaagtagagatctccagaaggcaggaggaaatacaaggctacagagaaggagagagattggggctggagaggtagttgGGATATTATCTGTATAAAGATAATAATTGAAACTGTAAGAattaatgaattctccaagggagtgtgtgtagaaggggacccagttctccaagggaatatgtgtagaaggggacccagaactgagccttgagggattcccacagttagggggtgagaggcaaaggaagaactggtgaaagagactgagaaggaatggctagagagacaggaggagaaccatggTTAAttagtgtttctaggagaaaggaggtggtccacagtgttgaaggcagctgagagatctaagaggattaggatggtgcagagtctgttggatttgtcaaAAAGAAGTTCATTGGTGAGTTtgcagagggcagtttccatggagtggaggaggcagaagctAGATTGCAGGGGGTGAAGAAGGGAACAGCAGGAGAGGAAATGTAGGTGCCTGGGTTAAACAACCCTtttgaggaatttggaaaggaatggtagaagggagatgaggtgataataatggtggtatttgttaagcgcttactatgtgccaagcattgttctaagcgctggggtagatacaaggtaatcagggtgtcccacatagggctcacagtcataatccccattttacagatgaggtaactgaggcacagagaagttaagtgacttgcccaaagtcacacagctgataagtggcagagccgggattagaattcatgacctctaactcccaagcccaggctctttccactaagccaagctgcttctcactaagccacactgcttctcaataattggAGGGTGTtgtagggtcaagggagagttttttttaagATAAGAGATACACAAGCATgttgaaaagcagtggggaaagagccactggagagtgagcagttgaagatggtgttcagagtgaagaagggaagagacaagTGTTTTAATAGAGTGAGAAGGGTTGGGATGGGAGGCACAGGTGAAAGCGGTAGATTTTTAAGAGAAATCAGAAGATATCCATgctgggagggatgggaaagtcgaAGAGGGAACAGGGAGGGTGAGACTGGAATGATGCAGAGGAGGTTTTAGGGaggtggtttcaattttatcgatgaaatagatggccaggtcattaggttcCAATGACTGGGGTGACGGAGGGAGTTAGAAACAGCTgatatgggcatgggagtcagtaaaggtggagaagtaattttgctgggcagaggaggggtAGAGTAAAACAGGTAAGAATGAGTGTGctatggatgaggtcagcctgatgtCTAGTTTTCTGTTAGCAGCGCTCCACGGCTCAAGGCCAAGGGTGGGGGAAGCGTACTTTGGAGGTGGTCCAGGGCTGCTGGTTGGTGATTTGAGAGCAACTGAAAGACAGGGGAGTAAGAGGGTTGAATTcagtggagagggagagttgagagtgtggATTTGTTCAAGAAAAAGtaggttgggtatggagaccaagtggggcatgatgactgaCTTAGGATCTGctgcccaagtcatttttctaaaaaaagttcagttcatctttccccacacctcaagaaccctcgggggttgcctatccacttccgcatcaaacagaaactctttaccgttgacttcaaaacactcaatcaacttgccccctctatcttacctcactgattccctactacaacccagaatgctcattttgctcctctgacaccaacctactcagtgtatttctatcttgtccatcttgctgctgaccccttgcccatatccagTCTCTGGCCTCCCTACTCCATATCTAATAGACcattgctcttcccaccttcagagtcttagtaaaatcatatctccaagaggctttgcccaactaagccctcggttcccctactccctctcccttctgtgtagcctttACACTCGGATCTATACCTTCGATTCACCCCAaccttcaccccacagcacttatgtgcatatccggaATTAATTGTAATATCCGTGTCCtctggtagactgtaagttcctagtgagctgggatcatgtctgccaactctgctatatcacactctcccaatcacttagtaaagtgctttgtacacagtaaatgctcaataaatatgattaataatttgAGGGAGTTGAGAGATCAGAGGTGTCTGTCAGGAGACAGAACGGTTTTGTGAGGCAAGGATGTTGGAGAGAAAAGGCAGGTGAGTTGATGGTTGAGTGATGgttgaatggagaggaggagcagtgactggatcaGGAAAAGGGCAAGGGTTAAGGGAGGTTTGTCTATGATGGAGCAGGGGGGTCCACAGACTACACTTGGCAAGTGATGTTGGGCAGGGTCGAGGGGGTGCGGGGGGTGCCATCATGagctgtggggaagggatggaTGATCAGATGTTGGGGAAAATAGTAAAAATGCAGGTGCAAGAAACACTTAATGAAATACAGTCCTATTAGCTTTCTTATGGCAACAAAAGTTAAATTTTTCGGTTTTAGTTAGGATTTCTCAGTATTTTTCCCTCTTTCAGAGATGAGAGGGTGACTTACTCGTCAGCTCATTCTCTATTGAAGTTTAACATTTAGCCTGACGCTGGCAGTTTTCTTTGGGGCTCCACCCTTCTTCAAGATGGAACTGGtctccaccaattctcttctGGACTTCTCTACAGACCAAATTAATTTTTCAGTAGGAAGTATTCAAAATGCCGAAATAACACCATCAGACTATTTTAAACCTTTTTGGGTTACTTTGGGGAAGAAAgcgcaaaaaaagaaaagaggaacttACTTCCAGTGACTTGGATTTAGTTTAGAGCTATCTTTGCTTTTCCCAAGGTGTGCTGCTAGACTTCAGCTGAAAATGTTGCTGCCAGAAATTTTGGCTAATATGCAACATAGATCTTCCTAAACATGTTACCTGAAAAAATGAGTCCTAAAAATAGCAATTGTACCTGAATTGTTTTGTTAATTCAGACCAGCCAGAAATATTTGAGTAATTGAGGCCACGGTGTATTCTGGGGACCTGCATTATTTGGTTAATTTGAAAATGAAGAAGCAACCATAGTGAGGTACTTCTCTTACCCTTTGCATCCTAGGTCCTTCCTCATCACTTGGCAGCTTTCTTGATTCAGGCCGCCCTCCTATTAGTAGTTCCTGGTGTGAACAGCTCTATGATTCCTGTCTTAGGATCCAAGAACTTGCTATTTTCTTTGTAGTAAACTCTAGTTTGAGTCCCTTGTGCCTTAATGGTTGGTTCAGATTGCCTAGAGGTCTGTGATCAACTGCAGATCCAACCGGCGGATAGGAGGGAACGAAGTAAGAGCTTGCCCAAGGCAGAACAAATTCCTTGAGGAATTTTTATGTTTTCTGCCCCAGTACTAAACTCTGTGGTTAGGTAGCCTGAATTAAAGCAGATTGGCCTTTTTGTAGCAGTTTGCCCTACTCATAGTTCAGTGGTTGTATCTCTCTCATAATGTTGTCTTGCTGGAGGTTGTGACAGGATGGTTCAAACTTTGGAGCCCACAGAGTGACCTAGAGGCAGGAGCCCTAGAggcagaggtagagagagaaactGACCCTTTGCTTCCTAATGACCtcgtggtggggagaggaagagttgtCCTCTGCAGCGGTTCTTCTGTTCCTACAGCTTTTTCCCTCCCGAATCTTCTCCTCACAATCCTCCTTCCCATTATGTCTTCTGGAGTCTTATGGGCTTGTTTCTCCTTCCCACACAGTCCCTGAAGATTGTCAACCTCGGCGGCCATAACtctctcatcagtcaatcaattggtggtatttgagtgcttactctgtgcactgtactaagcacttgggagagtgccacacaacagaattagcagacaccttccctgcccataaagcccAGTTCtgtaagggatacagacccagaGCTGGACTACCAGGCTGCCCCTAGAAATTTAAAAATAGAATCAGGGGTTTATGCCTGCCAAATCATCTTTCCCTGGTGCCAGGGAATGGAGGACGGGGCATGCGCACATCCtcgtggtggtattttttaaattgtttccaGATAGGGAAATTGGGACCAGAATTTGGAGTTCCTTGGAGGCAGCACCTGCTAATTGCACTTAGTCATAATTAATTCTCACCTTAAGGACCCCAGTAAATGAAGTAGTGGATAGTAGTAAGAGTAGACTATAaattcgttgtggtcagggaatgtgcctgttatattgttatattgtactctcccaagtgcttaatacagtgctcttcacacaataagcactcaataaatacgattgactgtatTACTGTTTagcttgttgttgggcagagaacatgtctaccaactctgttatattgtgctctcccaaaggcttagtacattgctctgcacacagtaagtgctccataaatatgattaaacaaAGTGATGGAAATTAAAGTTAAGAAGGTAAGTTGCAAAATAaagattaactcgtatctgcccTCGTGCTCACCAGTAATCCATTCAAAAAGATCTTTAGATATggtaaaaaaacccccaccaaaaaCGGTTACTGCcatgaggggaaaaggagagaaattaACTTCTTTACCCCTCTTCTCTCAttaaggaagaaaaacagaaaaagaaaatgagtgcAAAGTTGGAACTAGCAAAATTTCTCCAAGAAACCATAACCGAGATGGCCAGAAGGAACAAAGTCACTGTGGGAGAGGCCACCAAGCAGTTCTCTATCTATGTAAAGCAGGTGTCGTCCTTTTGCcaaaggtggagagggagcatTCTTGAGCTTTAGGGAACTAACAGGGACTAAAGAATGACTAAAACCCAAAGTACAGAAAAAGATAAACTATACGATATTTTGAGTAAACCTGCCTAAACATATGCAACAAATGCCTAATCTCAAAGCAAGTTTTCCTTTAAATAGTGGTTGTACTCTAGCACAGCTTACTCTTTGCATGTGTACACATGTGTAAATACCTATCTGTTCTCTATAATTAATCATTTTAATGTTTATGTGGAGTTTTCAACCTCAGAGACGAGTCTATTTTCATAGCAGATAATTCGTACTAATGGAGCTACTGAATAGGCTACTAGTAGCTATAACCGTAGAATTAGGCTTGGATCCTACTCCACATTCAGTCACCAATTCCCTAATTCAGTCACGTTCAGTCACTATATaaactctgggcaaggcacttctctttcAGTGCCTCAGTCTGCCCCTCCCCAAAATGGGAATGTCTCTGGgcatgggaggatgaatgaaaatgTTTTGAGATCCCTAGAGAAATGGTCCTATTAAGTGCTTTAGGAGAGGCCCAAGGATATAGTGAGCATATTTTAATGTCTCCATATCTTGTTACATAGGTCCAGACAGGTCATCAACCCAGCACAAAGGAGATAGTAAGCTTCTCCAAACTGTTTGAAGATGAACTAGCCCTGGAGCACCTCGACCGCCCTCAGCTGGTAGCCCTTTGCAAACTCCTGGAGTTGCAGGCCCTTGGCACCAACAACCTTCTCCGCTTTCAGCTCCTTATGAAACTCAGTTCCATAAAAGCAGATGATGAGGTAAGAGCCCAACTGCAACCACAACGAGTAGAGTGGGACCTTGCCCTGCAGCAAAGTATCTGTCTGTGTCAGAGGCGGGTTTCCCGAGAAAATCAGTGCTTTCAACAACTGATGATCATCATAATAGTGCCCAGAATCAGAATCCCCTGATGATTCTACACATTGCACTCTGTCCTCTTTTCTCCGGAAGACTATTGAAAGCTATTATTAATTCTGTTGCTGCAACCGAGGTTGATCATAAGTAGCCAGGGGCCTACTGGGAAGGAATTGGCAGTTCCTGGGATCCTGACACTGGCCTGGCAAGAAAAGTACACCACTCTCTGCCCTAGTACTGATGCCAAACCAAGCTCGCTGCCTGCTGGGTTGGCTCAGTGGGAACTGTGGCAAAGAGATGAACTCAGTAGGAAGATAAGCATTATCTGAACGTTTTGAAGGATGGACTGCTGTGATGGTGACTATGAGTTTCTTATAGGAGCAGAATCAGTCTCTACCTAAAGTTCTACCCCCAAACTAGCAAAAGTGGGATCTCATCAACCTGAGTGTTTCTTTTCAGAATTTCTGGATAAATAGTAACATCCTCGAACAGACCCATACTTGCATTCGGGGCAAGTGATGTTTACACCTCTATTCAGAGTTAGGTTTAAGGTCTAAATGTGAgacctaatgccaacctttcatTTCAGATGATTGCTGAAGAAGGGGTTAATGCTTTGAGTGTGTCAGAATTACAAAGCGCCTGTAGGGCCAGGGGCATGAGGTCTTTAggtctctcagagaagcagctgaAAGAACAACTCACACAGGCAAGTAGAaactttctctgggccttcttCAGTGATTTCTTTTCCACTCTGGATAGTCCTCAACCTTACTGATCCCTACAGATGTGAGATTCAGAAAATGAAGAGCTGTTGTGTTTGAACAATATTTGTTTTGAAAGAGTTTATGCAGGAATCCAGAGCCATGTTCATTTTGATTTACAGAAAAAACAGCATGAAGGGAATAGTTGGGAAAAGATTCCATCATAAATCAactcacctttttttttctttttaaggcatttgttaagcacttactatgttccagtagcactggggtagccacaagtcaatgaagttgggcacagtccatgtcccacctggtgctcataactttaatccacattttaacagatgaggtaactgaggcacagagaagttaagtgacttgcccaaggtcacggcagacaagtggcagagccgggattagcatccgggtcctctgactcccaggcccatgctctttccactaggccacgctgcttcatttgtcTAAACTATTCATTGGGTCCCCAATCCATTCCCCAGCATGGAATTTAATGCTAAAGGATGAATATAAAGTGGAGAGATATTGATTAGGACCCACAGACAATAGTGAACCCATTACTAATTGTCCAACTGTCGAGGTGTTAGCTATTAGACCTCTGTTGGGCTGCTCCTAGAACAGAGAGCCATTGGATCAGTAAACTAAAACATTTTCATATTCTTCACCTCCTGTTCAGAATGCTTATAGAACTGCTTTGGGCAGCACCTTGTACTAAGTGGAGGCTCAGTCAATTTtgtgattcattcaatcccatttattgggcgcttactgtgtgcaaagcactgatagCAGTTAAAACCCAAACTGAGCTCATTCTGAGGAGATTCCACAAATACATGAGCTGTTCGTTTGAGAGCTTTGGAGTGGCTAGCCTTAATGTGACCTCAGACTGGGACCTGAGATGACATTTCCTTTTGGTCTGTTTTGCCCCATTgatatttccttctcttcccattttccagtggtTGGACCTCCACTTGAAGGAGAATGTCCCACCTTCTCTACTGTTGTTATCCCGTGCTTTGTATCTGATAGATGTAAAACTGAAGCCTATTCAAATTCCCCCAAGCATTGAGGTGAGTAATCTGATTTATAGAGATTCTGGGCTTCCACGATAACCAGAAATTGTCATCTGGCAGCTAGAAATGGAAAGGCCCTCAGAGGCTGACCGGCCACTTGTTGGTAGCTTCTAATGACTCTGAGGTTTGGCTCTGCTGCTTTTGGACAGTCTCAGCCCTGGAGCATTCCCTCTCCCATAGGGAGTTTCTTCCTTAGTTCAGGGTCTTCACTTTCTAGGATATTCAGCTTAACATTTCCCTTTATTTTCATTAGCTCTCTTTTAACAATTCAAACTAAATGCCCCCCATCTCCACTGATATTTATCCTTCCAGTATAGGCAGACTGCTCTGTCAGTTTAATATTGTTTTTTTCTTCAGCTTAATCATTTTATTTGACCTGTCTTGCTCTGTCAGCTCCACCTCTCTGGTAGTCAGGGGTCCAAAATTGGAGGCAGCACAGTGTTCTTGATTTGGTTCTCACCCTTCTGTGTCCTAATCCTTCTTTATGAACAACCTGAAACTTCTCAGAAAGAAGGAATACATTCAGCAGTGAAGGATCATGATTAAGAGGACAAAAAAAGCAGCCGAGTTTTGAGCTAGAAATCCCAGtaccagctttgccactgatTTCCTGGTTAATTTGCAGTGAAATATTGTAGCCTCTTGTGCCTCAAAAG includes these proteins:
- the LETM2 gene encoding LETM1 domain-containing protein LETM2, mitochondrial isoform X3 — its product is MVFIIVPFMEFLLPVFLKLFPEMLPSTFETESKKEEKQKKKMSAKLELAKFLQETITEMARRNKVTVGEATKQFSIYVKQVQTGHQPSTKEIVSFSKLFEDELALEHLDRPQLVALCKLLELQALGTNNLLRFQLLMKLSSIKADDEMIAEEGVNALSVSELQSACRARGMRSLGLSEKQLKEQLTQWLDLHLKENVPPSLLLLSRALYLIDVKLKPIQIPPSIEVSKAEDAGEPPASPGSKEVLVDPALQQQGIKVTPLPPVTSLPPVTPPPCHAETNTSKEAALQAKTQTSSQSKASANGV
- the LETM2 gene encoding LETM1 domain-containing protein LETM2, mitochondrial isoform X5 produces the protein MMIAEEGVNALSVSELQSACRARGMRSLGLSEKQLKEQLTQWLDLHLKENVPPSLLLLSRALYLIDVKLKPIQIPPSIEVSKAEDAGEPPASPGSKEVLVDPALQQQGIKVTPLPPVTSLPPVTPPPCHAETNTSKEAALQAKTQTSSQSKASANGV